One Ignavibacterium sp. DNA segment encodes these proteins:
- the cas5c gene encoding type I-C CRISPR-associated protein Cas5c codes for MNNLNHKPFCLEVWGDYACFTRPEMKVERVSYDVPTPSSVRAVFESIFWKPAIRWHPTKIEILNPINWISVRRNEVGVVASNKTGIIVEDNRQQRAGYFLRDVKYRFYAVLEFVPVAERKNINYKAVPEFLWDSDEREFMLQEIKDWEEKKDAYRKDETPGKYLAIFERRATKGQCFNQPYLGTREFSCSFKLIKDFETNPANTVNETRELGFMLYDMDFTDLKDPKPMFFQAKIENGVVNIPSITSEEIRR; via the coding sequence ATGAACAACCTTAACCACAAACCATTCTGCCTTGAGGTTTGGGGAGATTACGCCTGCTTCACACGTCCGGAAATGAAAGTTGAAAGAGTGAGTTATGATGTTCCCACCCCATCATCAGTTCGGGCCGTATTTGAATCAATTTTTTGGAAACCAGCTATCCGCTGGCATCCAACAAAGATTGAAATACTAAATCCAATAAATTGGATTTCAGTAAGAAGAAATGAAGTTGGAGTTGTAGCCTCAAACAAAACCGGAATCATTGTTGAAGACAATCGTCAGCAACGAGCCGGATATTTTCTTCGAGACGTTAAATATCGTTTTTATGCTGTCTTAGAATTTGTACCTGTTGCTGAAAGAAAAAACATCAACTACAAAGCTGTACCAGAATTTCTCTGGGACTCTGATGAAAGAGAATTTATGCTTCAGGAAATAAAAGATTGGGAAGAAAAAAAAGATGCTTACAGAAAAGATGAAACTCCCGGAAAATATCTCGCAATATTTGAACGAAGAGCTACAAAGGGACAATGTTTTAACCAACCTTACCTCGGAACACGTGAGTTTAGCTGCAGCTTCAAACTGATAAAAGATTTTGAAACCAATCCAGCAAATACAGTTAATGAAACACGTGAACTTGGTTTTATGCTTTATGATATGGACTTTACAGATTTGAAAGACCCAAAGCCAATGTTCTTCCAAGCTAAGATTGAAAATGGCGTAGTTAATATTCCATCTATAACAAGCGAGGAGATAAGAAGATGA